The stretch of DNA AGCTCTATAAAGCCTCCTTGTGAAGGAAGAAAATTCGATGGACTATTGTTAAAATCTGCTACGTGTAACTTGCTCAGCAATCGAAATTCTGTATTCGCAGAACCATCAATATCTAGTTTGAGCAAACGAAGCATTTTTCCCTTAGGATCTATTGTTTCTATGCCATTTCGCTGAGAACGAAACCGAAGCATTCCTTGGTATTGAACGTCCAAATTAGTCGCTAATCCAAAAGAGCCATAAACATCTATACTTACACTAGAATTTCCACTTAAGGTAGGCGTATTCGCAACTAAAATCGCATTGTCCCAAATCATGCTATCACAATTTGAATTGGCATTGATTGTAATGGTAATATTGGGGGTACTAAATGCTGCCGCTGTAAAAAATACGGAGTTTGTGGAGTTAGGAGCTTGTGTAGCTGACGTTCCGCTACCAAAACCATCTACCCACCACATGGTTGGGTCATTAAAATCACCACTGTTTCCTTTCCAGTAATATTGTTTATTGGGTTGTGCATACAATACATTTGTTATCAAAAAAAATATAACAAAAAAAAATATAACAGGTTCTAAATTTTTTTTCATTGGGGGATTTTTTCAGCAATAGCGATTGCTTCGTTAATAAATAGGTTAAAAATAAAAATTAGAATTGAGTAACTAAGCACAACTAATGATTGCCAATCTAAGCAATTTTGGTACACCTAATAGTGTCGTAAATACTCGCTGTAACGATGGCTACAACTTTGCTTTTCGGCTTATTTAACCACTAACAAAGCATTGCACCTCACGAATATTAGCATAGTGAAAATTCTGCTTAGTTACTTAGGACAGAATGGGACAAGTTTTAATTTAAAGATTTAATTCGTTTTTTAAAAGTCAAAAAAAAACAATGTATAAATTTTAACAGATACATTTTTTAATAATTATTCAAAAACAAAATTCATTAAACAATAACTACCAACCCAATAACATAAAATCATATAATAACAGCAAATCAATCCTATTAACGTACTTAAGTAGTACGCAATAAAGAAAAAGAATTTTTGGGTACAAAATCTACTCAATCCGTATTATTTTCTACCCAAAAAGAAAAAATTAAATGTTATCTATCCTCTGCTAAAACTAGGTTATAGAATATGTGAGAAATCTTGCCAAAACCTCGTTCTAGGAACATCTGCTTCAAAAGCAACTTCCTCATTGGTAGCAGGGTCACGAAACTGCAATTTCCACGCATGAAGGCAGATTGCTAAGGGCAAATATTTTTTGGTCGCTCCATATTTTTCATCTCCAATAATTGGGCAACCTATGTGTGCTAATTGCGCTCGAATTTGATGAAAACGCCCTGTTTGTAACTCTATACGCAACAAATGTCCATTAGCACTGGATTTTAGCAAAGCGTAGGACAAGGTACATTCTACGCTCCCCTTTCTGGGGTTTTTAAAAATATCTGCTCGCTTCGCTTTTTGGTTTTTAACCAATTGATGTCGCAACGTTCCCTCTGGATGAGGAGGTTTATTTTCAACAATCGCCAAATAGGTTTTCTTAATTTTTCGGTTGCTAATTTGATCGTTGAGTTTTTTGAGTACATTTTTCTTTTTAGCAAAAACCATCGTTCCACTCGTCACACGATCCAAACGGTGTACAATTCCTACAAAAGCTGCGTTTTTAGATTTTGTGGGTGCCTTAAAGTTCTTTTTCCCTTTGTTCTGAGCAACTTGATTTCGATCTAAAGAATAGGGGGTTCTATTCCCTGTTGTTAGATACTCTTCCACCAAAGACTCTACCGTAATAATCTCAAAAGGATTCCGCTCTGTAATTAATCCTGCTCGTTTATTAACTACTATATAAGTTGAGGCATCTTCTATAACCTTAAGCTTCTGAAACATTAGTGAATTGCATTTAATGGTAAAAAATTAAGACTGCAAAGGTATTCTTTTTTTAAGCATTAAATACATTCTATCCTAAATTTTATGTTGAAGTTGTTTAAAAATGATCTTAACACCTGCGATCCAACCATAGCAGCCATCGGATCGGCAGCTATTTTTAGCCCCGTAGCTTCCAGCTACGAAACAAAAAACGAGCTTTGCCCGATAACTACTAGCTTTGACCTCGAAAATCAACAACATTTTTAAACAACT from Aureispira anguillae encodes:
- a CDS encoding RluA family pseudouridine synthase, with the protein product MFQKLKVIEDASTYIVVNKRAGLITERNPFEIITVESLVEEYLTTGNRTPYSLDRNQVAQNKGKKNFKAPTKSKNAAFVGIVHRLDRVTSGTMVFAKKKNVLKKLNDQISNRKIKKTYLAIVENKPPHPEGTLRHQLVKNQKAKRADIFKNPRKGSVECTLSYALLKSSANGHLLRIELQTGRFHQIRAQLAHIGCPIIGDEKYGATKKYLPLAICLHAWKLQFRDPATNEEVAFEADVPRTRFWQDFSHIL